One stretch of Malus domestica chromosome 14, GDT2T_hap1 DNA includes these proteins:
- the LOC103411647 gene encoding serine/threonine-protein phosphatase PP1-like has translation MDESIVDDLIRKLVAAKNGRTTKQVQLTEAEIRQLCSASKEIFLSQPNLLELEAPIKICGDVHGQFSDLLRLFEYGGYPPEANYLFLGDYVDRGKQSIETICLLLAYKIKYKENFFLLRGNHECASINRIYGFYDECKRRFNVRIWKTFTDCFNCLPVAALIDEKILCMHGGLSPDLKHLDEIRNIARPVDVPDQGLLCDLLWADPDKDVEGWGENDRGVSYTFGADKVAEFLQKHDLDLICRAHQVVEDGYEFFGKRKLVTIFSAPNYCGEFDNAGAMMSVDDTLTCSFQILKASEKKGKLGINNMLRPGTPPHKGKG, from the exons ATGGACGAGAGTATTGTCGACGATCTTATACGAAAGCTTGTGGCTGCGAAGAATGGCCGGACCACCAAACAGGTGCAACTGACGGAAGCTGAAATACGGCAGCTTTGCTCTGCCTCCAAGGAAATCTTTCTCAGTCAGCCGAATCTTCTGGAGCTTGAAGCTCCAATTAAGATTTGTG GAGATGTTCACGGTCAGTTTTCAGATCTTTTGCGACTGTTTGAGTATGGTGGGTACCCACCAGAAGCCAATTATTTATTCCTAGGAGACTATGTTGATCGTGGTAAGCAGAGCATAGAGACAATATGCCTTCTCCTTGCATACAAGATCAAATACAAGGAGAACTTTTTTCTCCTCAGAGGCAACCATGAATGCGCTTCCATCAACCGCATCTATGGATTCTATGATGAGTGCAAGAGAAGATTTAATGTTCGTATTTGGAAGACATTTACTGACTGCTTCAACTGTCTTCCTGTTGCTGCTCTTATTGATGAGAAGATCCTTTGCATGCATGGCGGTCTATCTCCTGATTTGAAACACTTAGATGAGATCAGGAATATTGCACGGCCAGTGGATGTGCCAGATCAGGGCCTTCTCTGTGATCTATTATGGGCTGATCCTGATAAAGATGTTGAAGGTTGGGGAGAGAATGATCGTGGCGTGTCATATACATTTGGGGCTGACAAGGTTGCTGAGTTTCTCCAGAAACATGACCTAGATCTTATTTGCCGCGCTCATCAG GTTGTGGAAGATGGATATGAGTTTTTTGGAAAAAGGAAGCTGGTTACCATATTTTCAGCTCCAAATTACTGTGGGGAGTTTGATAATGCTGGTGCCATGATGAGTGTAGATGATACATTGACATGTTCCTTCCAGATTTTGAAAGCCTCTGAGAAGAAGGGGAAGCTTGGGATAAACAACATGTTAAGACCAGGAACTCCTCCTCACAAg GGTAAGGGCTGA